Below is a window of Vibrio sp. SS-MA-C1-2 DNA.
CGGAGAATGAAAATAGTCAGCTAATTGGAAACTATTCCCTTCGTTATGCCATGAAGTAGGAAATAAATTTTCGCCCAACTCAATTAAAACACCTCCGAGATCAAACAAGATAACTTTAAATTTTTTCATTAACTTCCACACCTTAATATTTATTTTTTATTCGTTAAAGACTAGAACAACGTAACAAATTAACGTCCTCCAACCAATTCAGATCTTAACGTTTTATAAGGTGTCTGTGACGAGAGCCAGATATCTATGAAATGTTGGGAGAATTCGCTATCTAAAACCTGACCTATTGATACCCCATTATAATAAAAATGACTCTTACCTTGCTTATCTATTATCAAGGTTATTTCATCGCCATCACTCACATCAGGGAAAATAGTATTGAGCTTCTCTAACCATTGTACTTGATTCGGATGGCTTAATTTTTGTACTTGCCATTGATCAAGTGTTGCATCGACTAAATCTTCACTGTCTATGCTCCGATAATAGCGAATATTTAATTTAAGTGGCCACTGTTGATTGCTTGGTTGATCTAAATAACGCCCAGACAAAGAGTATAATTTTACTTTATAAATCTTAAATATAAACCAACGAAATGTAGTCTCCCCCACTTTAAGCATTGATTGATCATATAACTGCTCACTGGATTGCGTAATTAAATGCTTATCTCCGATGATTTTAGGGCTATCGGTTAAATGATGACTTTTTGAATTAGTTCCGTCTGGTGATTCACTCTTTGAATAGGGTAACTCAGTAGATGATAGTGTTGAAAGTGATGTTGAATTAGCATCAGCAGCAGAAAGTTCCAACGACAACAGAGCGAATACAAGAGCAAAAAACTGCGCCAGCAACACCACTAATGATCGTTTCAACCTTAATTGCGCACCTTGGGGTTTTCTTTGGTTATCTTTATCAAGTTTGTCTGCTGAACTTGTATTTACCGGCTTATCTAAAGTAGACGATACGGGAAGAAATCTACTGACTTTTCTTTGAATCATCATAAATAACACTAAAGAAATCAACCAAATGGTTCCAACAATCGTTAATGTGATGCCAACACCTTTATCGAAACTCACTGCCCCTAACTTTGATGCAGCAAAGTAGTTCGCTGAACCAACAACCGCGCCAAGTAGCGCCAGCCATATCATCGGCAATCGATTGAGCCAAACTAGACTATAATTCAAAGCAATCGCAAAGTGTAACCAGATCATCACTAAAAATAGTGGCATAATCTGTTGAGAATAAAAGGTAAAATAGCCAAGCTGAGCAAGTGTCGCATCAATCAAGATTCCAATCGAAGCCACCAGCAACATCACTAATATGTCTCGTCGCCATGCTCCTAAAAAGTAATAACTCAACGTCAGATGTAAAAAAATAGAGAAGAGAAATAACAGAGCAGATGTTTCAGGGGCAAGAACGGCAATAAACCAAACGCCCTGAAACCAAACAGCATTTAGGAAAGGAAAAACAGGATTAACCCATTGATTAATATCGTACCTAGACATAATTCCCCTTATCTAATTTGCTGTTTATAAACTGATTCCTAAAATAATTGGGACGAATTAAATAAGTCGTTACGGTTATATACCTAAAATAATTGGAGTTGCTAGTAGGCGGCAAGCAAGTGAAGCCCCATGAGTATAGAGGTTCTATATGATTGGGGTGAACGAGCGACGCCAACAACCTAGCAGCTTCAAGTATGAGGGGTATAAATCTAGCTTATCGACTTTAAGTGATACGTAAATATCACACGATTAATGAGTCACTCGATACAATGGCTTTTCACTCACCATATGTACTGTACTGATTTTACGCTCCAAAAATCCACCTTCACAATAGCTAAAATAGAAACGCCAGAGACGAATAAAATCATCACCGTAACCCAACTCTTTTAGCTCACTCTCTTTCTCATTAAACCGCTTTTGCCACTCATTAAGTGTTTTAGCGTAATCAATACCAATATCATGAATTTCAGTAATTAACATATCAGTACGGTCTCTGACTTTTTCACTCATCACGGACACTGAGGGTAAAAAACCACCGGGGAAAATATACTTTTGAATAAAATCGACCCCGTTCTTATAGCTTTCAAAACGTTGATCGGCAATAGTAATCGCTTGTAGCAACATTTTTCCGGTTGGTTTTAGTAAGCTATTACATTGGTCAAAGAATTGATCGAAATATTGATACCCAACCGCTTCAATCATCTCAATAGAGACTAACTTATCAAACTGCCCTGTTAACAATCGATAATCCTGTTTTAAAAGGGTCACTTTATCGTTTAATCCCAGCTGTTCAACACGGGCTTTGGTGTACTCATATTGCGCATCAGAAATTGTGGTAGTAGTAACATTCACACCATAATATTTAGCAGCATGAATCGCCAAACCACCCCAACCAGTCCCGATCTCAAGTAAGGTTTCATTCTCTTTTAATTCTAGACGCTGGCAAATCAGATCCATTTTATTGATTTGCGCCTCTTCTAATGTACTGGTTTCAGAAGGATAAATTGCACTAGAGTAAAGCATGTTACTATCAAGGAACAGCTTGTACATCTCATTGCCCAAATCATAATGCGCTAAAATGTTCTTCTTAGATCCCGCTTGGCTGTTGTGATTCAATTTGTGCTCAAGCAAACTACCCCATTTAATCAACTTACTAAAACCGCCTTCAACTTGATCACAGGTTCCTTGTTCTCTTGCCATCACTCGAATCACTTGGGTTAAATCTGGTGTACTCCACAATCCATCAATAAATGCTTCGCTGGCACCAATATCACCTCCCAAGGCTATTTTCTGATAAGCTCTTGGATCATGAATAATTATCGTAGCAGTAAGGTGTACACCATCAATATGTTGCTCGTTTAAACCAAATACAAATTGTCGGGAACTATCTTTAATCTCTTTAGACGAATTAGATAAAATAAAATCTTCAATAATGACTAATTTAACTTGTTTAAGAGACTCTAGAGCCTTAAATAAACTTTTACGGAATAGCGTTTCAAGAAGCGTTAACTTTCTTGCTGATTGGTTTAGATTACGAGTTGTTTGCGCTACGTCATTCATCTTATTCTCCTAACGCTCAGGATGAGAAACAAAGGGAATTTTTTTGAGAAAAATCTTTAGAGCTTGCCAATAAATTCCAATAACTATTTTTACGGTCATCAATGGAATTTGGATCACTTGTTGTTGAATATTTTT
It encodes the following:
- a CDS encoding DUF2878 family protein, which translates into the protein MSRYDINQWVNPVFPFLNAVWFQGVWFIAVLAPETSALLFLFSIFLHLTLSYYFLGAWRRDILVMLLVASIGILIDATLAQLGYFTFYSQQIMPLFLVMIWLHFAIALNYSLVWLNRLPMIWLALLGAVVGSANYFAASKLGAVSFDKGVGITLTIVGTIWLISLVLFMMIQRKVSRFLPVSSTLDKPVNTSSADKLDKDNQRKPQGAQLRLKRSLVVLLAQFFALVFALLSLELSAADANSTSLSTLSSTELPYSKSESPDGTNSKSHHLTDSPKIIGDKHLITQSSEQLYDQSMLKVGETTFRWFIFKIYKVKLYSLSGRYLDQPSNQQWPLKLNIRYYRSIDSEDLVDATLDQWQVQKLSHPNQVQWLEKLNTIFPDVSDGDEITLIIDKQGKSHFYYNGVSIGQVLDSEFSQHFIDIWLSSQTPYKTLRSELVGGR
- a CDS encoding cyclopropane-fatty-acyl-phospholipid synthase family protein, with amino-acid sequence MNDVAQTTRNLNQSARKLTLLETLFRKSLFKALESLKQVKLVIIEDFILSNSSKEIKDSSRQFVFGLNEQHIDGVHLTATIIIHDPRAYQKIALGGDIGASEAFIDGLWSTPDLTQVIRVMAREQGTCDQVEGGFSKLIKWGSLLEHKLNHNSQAGSKKNILAHYDLGNEMYKLFLDSNMLYSSAIYPSETSTLEEAQINKMDLICQRLELKENETLLEIGTGWGGLAIHAAKYYGVNVTTTTISDAQYEYTKARVEQLGLNDKVTLLKQDYRLLTGQFDKLVSIEMIEAVGYQYFDQFFDQCNSLLKPTGKMLLQAITIADQRFESYKNGVDFIQKYIFPGGFLPSVSVMSEKVRDRTDMLITEIHDIGIDYAKTLNEWQKRFNEKESELKELGYGDDFIRLWRFYFSYCEGGFLERKISTVHMVSEKPLYRVTH